Proteins from a single region of Hermetia illucens chromosome 3, iHerIll2.2.curated.20191125, whole genome shotgun sequence:
- the LOC119652296 gene encoding uncharacterized protein LOC119652296 — protein sequence MRFLAVSVFAIVVLFGIVLTAEMPQIVYIHYSTPEEAEEAQKKILAEYEGATIVMGDDPTLTVANVTSTSDKPEAPSEKPDLKADDSKTTTTSTTTEAVKDKE from the exons ATGAGGTTCCTTGCG GTATCGGTTTTCGCAATTGTGGTCTTATTTGGTATTGTCTTAACTGCGGAGATGCCGCAAATAGTCTACATTCACTACAGCACACCTGAGGAGGCCGAGGAGgcacaaaagaaaattttag CTGAGTACGAAGGTGCTACCATAGTTATGGGCGATGACCCAACGCTCACGGTAGCAAATGTTACGTCAACCTCGGATAAACCTGAAGCTCCTTCAGAGAAACCTGATCTCAAAGCTGACGATAGTAAGACCACAACAACATCGACAACGACGGAAGCCGTTAAAGATAAAGAATAG